GGATATGGGCTATGGGCATGAGCGACCTGCACGATCATTGGAATACCTCGCAGTAAAAGGCGAAGGTGTTGTTGTTGCCAATAATTATCCGGGGATTCCAAAGAAGGATCGAGCCGTGTGGCAAAAATCTCGACAGTTTTATGAAACCATGTCGCGATTAAAGTCGATTCCATTGATTGGCGATGTGTTATTCGAAACACTGGTCGATAAAGGCCAGGAAGTCGCGCTATTTTATCCTCGCCGCGACTTGTCGCACCCAACGATACAACTGAGGCAGATGTATACAGGAATTCGAGCAGGCTTGGGTCGTCACTTGATAGAAAAGCTCGCAAAAAATCCCGTTCCTATCATTACCACATTTTTCTATGTGGCGTTTATGGCGGAGGAGTTTGATTATCCGGGTGACATTTGGTGTGTGACGACCGATGCCGACATCTCGCGTGCGTGGGCACCTTGGGATCCAAAAAAGAGTCGGATTCATTACATCGTTGGGAACGGCCGGTGTGCGGAGCGACTCAAGCTCTATGGTGTTCGTGACGAGTTCATTCATCTTACGGGATTTCCGTTGCCGCCTGATTTGATTGGAGGAATAGACGCACCTGTATTGAAGACAGACATTATTCGACGCATGTGTGCCTTGGATCCAAAAGGTATCTTTAGGAGCTTCCATGCACAGGTGCTTGATTCGCATCTAGGAAAGGGTGTTTGCCCAATGACGCAAAACGGCCATGTGCCAACAGTGATGTTTGCCATTGGTGGAGCGGGAGCGCAGGAGAAATTAGCGAAGACGATTCTCAAGAGCCTCGCACATGTCCTTGCACGAGGGGAGATAAAGCTTATTCTTATGGCGGGCGCGAGGCCGGGTCTAGGAGAACGATTAAAAAAAGAGGCGCAACGACTGCACCTCGGTTCACTTCTTAATAAAACACTCGTGATCAAATCGTACAAACGACGTGCGACGTATTTCTCCGCGTTTCATGAACTCCTTCATTCCGTGGATATTTTGTGGACCAAACCGTCCGAGCTATCTTTTTACGCGGGGCTAGGTATTCCGATTCTCATTGCACCGCCTGTTGGATCACAGGAAAATTTTAATAGAAAATGGATCGAGCAAGTGGGTGGTGGCGTTTTTATGGAAGATCCACGATACGCAGGAGAATGGCTCATGGATTGGATTGCCTCTGGAGCCTTTGCGCGTATGGCGTGGAATGGGTACATTAGTGCCCCGACACATGGAACCTATAGGATCGAGGCGATCGTTTTTGGTGAGGATATGCCAATCCACACACTCCCATTGATTGTTTAGGCACCTGCAGCGTGAGACCCGGCAATAAAGCCAGTGGTCCAACAAAGTTGTAAGGAAAACCCGCCGGAGGGTCGATTGATGTCAATGGTATCTCCCACGAGGTAGAGATTTGGGTGGATCTTGGACGCCATGGTTTTAAAATCAACTTCTTTTGGGGACACGCCTCCGTCGGCCACAATCGACCAGGCAAATCCCATGGTGCCATTAATAGGAAAATTGAGATCCTTTAAGATGTGGGCGAGTGTTTTGCGATCTTCCTTGGTGATGGAATGAACAGGGATGCCGCCGATGTAGGGCTGAATGCCGTCCAAGATGCAATCACTCAATTTTTTTTGCACCAGCTCCTTGAACACGGATTTTAATTGTTTGTTTTTGTGGGACGCAAAGACGTCTTGCAGATGCTTGTCGAGTTGACCAAGGTTGAGATCCGGGAAAAGGTCGATGGATGCCGTAAGTGCACCTTGTTTGAGTAGTTTTTTAACGGTGTGTGCGGCGTTGATCACCACAGGGCCCGAGATACCAAAATGCGTAAACAAAAGACGCCCATGCACTTTATGCTGTGTTTTACCGTTTTGAATGAAGCGAAGATCCATGTCGTCCACACTCAAGCCAGACAGGTGATGCACCCATTCGGCGGTTGTACGCAGCGGTGCGAGGTTTGGGTCGGGTTCTTTGACCGAGTGGCCAATGGAGGCCAGCATAGAAAGGCCTTCGCCTGTGGAGCCGGTCTCGGGTGCGGCAAGCCCTCCCGTGGCGAGAATAACCCGTCTGCCATAAAACGCGCCCTTGCTTGTATGAACGCCTGTAAGAATACCTTCCGAGACAATCAAGGACTCTACGGCGGCGTTAAGCTGCACGGTAACGTTGTTGCTCGCATGTACATAGGTCGACAAAACCTTGCAGACATCCTCGGCCTTTTGTGATTTTGGAAACGCGCGTTTTTGATCCTCGACGACAAGTGGGAGACCGCGACTTTCAAAAAACGTAAACGTGTCTTCCACATTAAACTGTGAAAAAGGGGAAAAAAGAAACTGCTTGGATTCTGGAAAGTTTTCTAAAAATAGGCGATTGTCGTATTCGGCATTGGTGATGTTGCAACGTCTGCCGCCCGTGATACTTAATTTTTTGCCAAGACGATTATTTTTTTCGATCAACAAAACCTTGGCTCCAAGTTCGCCTGCGCGACCTGCGGCCATCATTCCAGCGGGTCCTCCGCCGATAACAAGGATGTCGAATTGAGGTTCCATCTTAGTAGGATTATGTGAATGCGTCGCGGGCTCACAGATTGTCTAAAAATGACATTCGACGTTTCCTGCGAACGTCTCATTGACGCAGTTCATAAAATACCCTCGTCTAACTCGGGGCCAAGCTATTTTATAAACTGAGCCCATTTTTAGATAACCTGTGATCCCACCCAATGACTTAAACCTGGTACGTGCCGTCTTGATAGACAATTACGCCGTCAATCTCTACCGTGGTTACATCCACAAACACATCTACGTGATACTTGCTATTGCGCTTGGGAAACCCGGGTTTACCATAGATTGTATGCTTTTGTCCAAGGGAGAGGTGTACGCCGCACATACGTTCGTAGCTTCCAACGTCCAGTAGGCGACGATTCCGTGTAAGGGCACGATTGAGGCCAAATCCTAGCTCGCGTACCCAGAGAGGCTCGTCGGTACGAATAATATCGAGAATCGCCGTAAAGGACGTCGGGGCGTTGGGTGTGTTTGTGATCAATCCCTTTTTGATCACCACAAGGACGGGTTCCTCTGGAACCACGACTCGGCTTTGCTCATTCCCATACGCGTAAAGTTGTACCGTTCCGTTGACGCCAGAAAAATCGACAGCCTCGGTAAAGACCTCGCCAATAGGGAACTGCCCGCCAATGTTATTCATGTTTGAATAGTCGCCAATGTTGAGCTTGGCTTCCTCAAATGGTGTGTTATAGACAAGCTCGGCGTCGGGACCACGGACAATAATTTGTTTAGCATTATCGATAAGCAATTTAAGTTTTGGCCCGACGGTGCGATAGTAATCAACATCGTAGGCGAGTGCATCAATATACGTATCCCACTCTTCTTCGGGCATGCGATTGAGATGTGGATGTTCAATCACCGCCAGACCACGGTTAAACAGCTCTAATCGAAATCGAAATTTATTAAGCCTAAAACTCGCCGATTGAATGAGGACAACGAGGCTGCCCGGCGTGAGGATGTTGATTTGATCAATGATTGCCTCGGGAGCCGTTTGGTTAAATTCGACCATCTGCGCGTTAGGCAAAACGGTTTTGTAGGCATGAGTGAGCAAATGCGCGAGGCCCGAATCTGTGTCAAACACAATAAGTACATCCGCGGCGGGCGGATGTTGGATGGCGGTATGCACAATGGCGTCAATATTTTTTTGAAGATGATCCTCCATAGTGTCTCTTAATCTTGAGGCGTTTGTATCTCTGTCTGCTGTTCGATAGTATTCGCGGCATCCTGATTAAAGGCACTTGTATCAACACCAAAGACGCGGAGTGTTTGGGACAAAATGAGGATAATAAGAGAGGCGATAATAGAAGCGCCAATTGCTGTTCCGACACCAAAGACAACACCTAAAAGAAGACGTTTCTTGACGCTATTTTGTTTTTCGAGTGCAGAGGCGACGCGGCCAACTTCCTTTACAAGTCGCGCAGCAGTATTTGAGGCTGTTTGTTTTGTCGCAGACATATCTTATATATTCTATCATAGTATATAGACGTAATTGAGGGTCAACTTGATAAAAAATACAGAAATAAATTCTTGTAACAAAAACCACCCAACGAATGCTGGGTGGTTTTGTGGAAACGCTTATTCTACAATCAACGTTCCAACCATACCGTTTGCACGGTGGCTTCCAACGGTGCAGTAATATTCAAATGATCCTACTTGATCCGCAAGAAATGTTACGCTCGTTTTCTCGCCCGTGTTAATGCGGTCTGAGGCGACGTGAAGTTGGTCAATGACGATGTCGTGTAAACCGTTAGACGAGGTAAAGTTGATTGTAACAGCCTGGCCTTTTTTGACGCGGAGCTCCTTTTCGGAGTAGCCGAACAGAAAACCGTCAACATTGAAGGAAATAGCTTCTGGCGCCTGAGCATTGTCATCCGTATCTTCCTCTGGTTCTCGTGAGTCGTCACGGTCTTCTATTTTGAGTACGTCGGTATCTTCCGTATCATTCTCAGATTCATCGACGGATTCTGACTCCTCTGCTTCGTCTGAGGCTTCTACGGATTCTTGATCCTCAAACTGGCTGTCTCCACGTAAATCATCCTGATCTGCATTGGGTGTCAGGTTGCAACCAGCGCCCAGGAGCAAGAGCGGGAGCAAGAATAGGGAGAGTCTCTGTGTTATTTTCATAGGGGTTGTTTATGATTTGTCCCTATCTTAATATGCCGTCTGTGTCTTGACAATGTGGACAATTCTTGGAGTGGGGGAATGTTTGGGAGTGATTGGCCAAGAAGGGGAGCGTTATGCTTGATTGGATTGCTCGTTTATGTTACATTTTAGCCGGCTTTGAAGAGAGGGGTATGGTGAAGAGGTATCACGCGGGTCTCCAAAACCCTAATCGGAGGTTCAATTCCTCCTACCCCTGCCACGTCGTTCGCGAACGACGTGGCCTGCCACGCTAGGTATTCAAGTTGATGCCAGGCTTAAGTGGGCATTCGTTCGCAACAATGTGACAGTAGAAAAGACGTCTCAGGACGTCTTTTCTGTTACCATGTATCAATATGTGGCATTTCTATATTCTACAATCTCAGAAAGAGCCAGACTATTTCTATAAAGGATCGACTGGTGACCTAAAGAATAGACTAAAGCTTCACAATGGCGGAGAGGTCAAATCTACAAAACTAAGACGAACCTGGAATCTCGTATATTACGAGGCTTTCGTTTCTGAAAAGGC
This portion of the Candidatus Uhrbacteria bacterium CG10_big_fil_rev_8_21_14_0_10_50_16 genome encodes:
- a CDS encoding aminoacetone oxidase family FAD-binding enzyme, coding for MEPQFDILVIGGGPAGMMAAGRAGELGAKVLLIEKNNRLGKKLSITGGRRCNITNAEYDNRLFLENFPESKQFLFSPFSQFNVEDTFTFFESRGLPLVVEDQKRAFPKSQKAEDVCKVLSTYVHASNNVTVQLNAAVESLIVSEGILTGVHTSKGAFYGRRVILATGGLAAPETGSTGEGLSMLASIGHSVKEPDPNLAPLRTTAEWVHHLSGLSVDDMDLRFIQNGKTQHKVHGRLLFTHFGISGPVVINAAHTVKKLLKQGALTASIDLFPDLNLGQLDKHLQDVFASHKNKQLKSVFKELVQKKLSDCILDGIQPYIGGIPVHSITKEDRKTLAHILKDLNFPINGTMGFAWSIVADGGVSPKEVDFKTMASKIHPNLYLVGDTIDINRPSGGFSLQLCWTTGFIAGSHAAGA